Proteins encoded by one window of Synechococcus sp. WH 7805:
- a CDS encoding DUF3153 domain-containing protein yields MIIGLAEAQQALDRGDYGRCLRLLEPLASTHPISESEGALIRMLMVTAWMGQGEDRRAVTTCRLLTRCRDPELRNRAKQLLSVLEAPSLERPARWSMQLPTLEMTPRMGQRPRISRRRRQPTPPPPPPTGPTKGPSAGFAAVVIVVLVGLTLLLGGCMQIRADLDLVGPDRLEMTWHINSLSGRTLPWQSNFRSAVRDPNPIWTQTTLREGELTLTSRPLNADTAARLMTDTVERAGRTAGLSLPPPDLSIHERNWLVGVQQNLSLKLDLTEIDSLPRDSLAVTIGPSTDLRHVNSVPVPARLEEQRLVWSLAPGEVNHLQLHRWQWSRLGLGSLVILGLLLVSTLLQSIRQSLGYGYPQLPS; encoded by the coding sequence ATGATCATTGGCCTGGCAGAAGCGCAGCAGGCACTGGATCGGGGTGACTATGGACGCTGCCTCCGTCTTCTGGAACCGCTGGCATCCACCCACCCCATCAGCGAATCCGAAGGGGCGTTGATCCGCATGCTGATGGTCACTGCATGGATGGGACAGGGTGAAGATCGTCGAGCGGTGACCACCTGCAGGCTTCTCACCCGCTGCAGGGACCCGGAACTGCGCAACCGGGCCAAACAGCTTCTGAGTGTGCTGGAGGCTCCAAGCCTTGAACGACCTGCGCGCTGGTCGATGCAGCTCCCCACCCTTGAAATGACGCCGCGCATGGGTCAGCGGCCACGCATCAGCCGACGACGTCGACAACCGACTCCGCCACCCCCACCGCCGACGGGACCAACCAAAGGACCATCGGCAGGCTTTGCCGCTGTGGTGATCGTGGTGCTCGTCGGTCTCACACTTCTTCTGGGAGGCTGCATGCAGATCCGGGCGGATCTGGATCTGGTGGGCCCAGACCGACTTGAAATGACCTGGCACATCAACAGCCTGAGCGGCCGCACATTGCCCTGGCAAAGCAATTTCAGATCAGCGGTGCGCGATCCAAACCCGATCTGGACTCAGACAACCTTGCGTGAGGGTGAACTCACTCTCACCAGTCGGCCTCTGAACGCTGATACAGCCGCAAGATTGATGACCGACACCGTTGAACGCGCGGGACGCACCGCAGGACTGTCGCTGCCACCTCCTGATCTCAGCATCCATGAACGGAACTGGTTGGTCGGCGTGCAGCAGAACCTAAGCCTGAAGCTTGATCTGACGGAGATCGACTCGCTTCCCCGCGATTCCCTTGCAGTAACCATTGGCCCCAGCACTGACCTGCGCCACGTGAACAGCGTGCCGGTCCCTGCACGGCTCGAGGAACAACGTCTTGTTTGGTCTCTGGCCCCTGGCGAGGTGAACCATCTGCAGTTGCATCGATGGCAATGGAGCCGTCTCGGCCTGGGCAGCCTTGTGATCCTGGGGCTCCTGTTGGTCAGCACTCTCTTGCAGTCGATCCGGCAATCGCTCGGCTACGGGTACCCGCAGCTCCCTTCCTGA
- the argB gene encoding acetylglutamate kinase, with amino-acid sequence MDDALRVSVLSEALPYIQRFAGRRIVVKYGGAAMAHAALQTAVFRDLALLRSVGVQPVVVHGGGPEINHWLKRLDIAPEFREGLRVTDPATMDVVEMVLVGRVNKQIVNGLNRLGARAVGLSGSDGSLVEARSWGDGSHGLVGDVARVNPDVLEPLLDRGYVPVISSVAANVEGVAHNINADTVAGELAAALEAEKLILLTDTPGILRDRESPESLIRQLKLSEARQLIDDGVVAGGMTPKTECCIRALAQGVSAAHIVDGRVPHALLLEVFTDAGIGTMVLGRG; translated from the coding sequence ATGGATGATGCCCTCAGGGTTTCCGTCCTGAGCGAAGCCCTTCCGTACATCCAGCGATTCGCAGGGCGACGGATCGTGGTGAAGTACGGCGGCGCAGCAATGGCCCATGCCGCACTGCAAACCGCTGTGTTCAGGGATCTCGCCCTGTTGCGAAGCGTGGGTGTGCAACCGGTGGTTGTTCACGGCGGCGGACCTGAGATCAACCACTGGTTGAAACGACTCGACATCGCACCTGAATTCCGCGAAGGCTTGCGGGTGACTGATCCAGCCACGATGGACGTGGTGGAAATGGTTCTCGTTGGCAGGGTCAACAAACAAATCGTTAATGGACTGAATCGCCTCGGAGCCAGAGCAGTCGGCCTGAGTGGGAGCGACGGCAGCTTGGTGGAAGCTCGCTCCTGGGGCGATGGCAGCCACGGACTGGTCGGCGATGTCGCGCGCGTCAATCCGGATGTGCTCGAGCCTCTTCTGGATCGAGGCTACGTACCGGTGATCTCCAGTGTTGCCGCCAACGTTGAAGGGGTCGCACACAACATCAACGCAGACACTGTTGCCGGCGAGCTGGCTGCAGCGTTAGAGGCAGAAAAGCTGATCCTGCTCACCGATACCCCAGGCATTCTCAGAGATCGCGAATCACCGGAGTCCCTGATCCGACAACTCAAGCTGTCGGAAGCCAGGCAACTGATCGACGACGGCGTCGTGGCTGGTGGCATGACGCCGAAAACCGAATGCTGCATCCGAGCACTCGCCCAGGGTGTCTCCGCCGCTCACATCGTGGATGGCAGGGTCCCCCATGCGCTGTTGCTGGAGGTGTTCACTGATGCTGGAATCGGCACCATGGTGCTCGGACGCGGCTGA
- a CDS encoding DUF2854 domain-containing protein translates to MKDLLSPGSLVTVAGGVLTVVGAVAYTTGNANLSLPTIFYGIPILLGGLALKSSELPPARRIVPKNQLQQEREAAAPELGKLLGDVTRWRYGQKAHLESSLEALKLWDEDRPPQLLEIEELHGESGYGLRMRFACEAVPLERWQERRERLGRFFAKGLSATITPLDRDSLDLTLLPAGASSAGEHGES, encoded by the coding sequence ATGAAGGATCTGCTTTCACCGGGAAGTCTGGTCACTGTTGCCGGAGGCGTGCTCACCGTGGTCGGTGCAGTGGCCTACACCACCGGCAACGCCAATCTCAGCCTTCCCACAATTTTCTATGGAATCCCGATCCTGCTTGGAGGCTTGGCACTGAAGTCATCGGAACTGCCACCCGCCAGACGCATTGTTCCGAAGAATCAGCTCCAACAGGAAAGGGAGGCTGCAGCGCCTGAACTTGGCAAACTGCTCGGCGATGTCACGCGCTGGAGATACGGTCAAAAAGCTCACCTTGAGAGCTCCCTTGAGGCGTTGAAACTGTGGGACGAAGATCGCCCTCCTCAGTTGCTCGAGATCGAGGAACTCCATGGTGAGTCCGGCTATGGCCTGCGCATGCGCTTCGCCTGCGAGGCGGTTCCACTCGAGCGCTGGCAAGAGCGCAGGGAACGTCTCGGTCGGTTCTTCGCCAAAGGGCTCTCGGCAACCATCACGCCACTGGACAGGGACAGCCTCGATCTCACCCTTCTGCCGGCGGGCGCCTCCTCGGCAGGCGAGCATGGTGAGTCCTGA
- a CDS encoding single-stranded DNA-binding protein: MNHCVLEVDVLQAPTLRYTQDNQTPIAEMDVSFDALRPDDPRGQLKVVGWGNLAQDLQNRVQVGQRLLIEGRLRMNTVPRQDGTKEKRAEFTLSRLHAVGATPSPAQATPAAPQGQRASQPTTPRPPASQPPASEPAAQWNSAPLVPDTDDIPF, translated from the coding sequence ATGAATCACTGCGTTCTGGAAGTGGATGTGCTCCAGGCTCCCACCCTCCGTTACACCCAGGACAATCAAACTCCGATCGCGGAAATGGACGTGAGCTTCGATGCTCTTCGACCGGATGACCCCCGCGGGCAACTGAAAGTTGTCGGGTGGGGCAATCTCGCCCAAGACCTCCAGAACCGCGTGCAGGTGGGACAACGTCTGTTGATCGAAGGTCGATTGCGCATGAATACTGTTCCTCGGCAGGACGGCACCAAGGAGAAACGGGCTGAGTTCACCTTGTCCCGCCTGCATGCAGTGGGCGCCACACCGTCCCCAGCGCAGGCGACTCCAGCCGCCCCCCAGGGCCAGCGAGCCTCTCAACCGACAACGCCGCGGCCACCAGCTTCGCAGCCTCCTGCATCAGAGCCCGCCGCGCAGTGGAACAGCGCTCCACTGGTGCCTGATACGGACGACATTCCCTTCTGA
- a CDS encoding precorrin-6A/cobalt-precorrin-6A reductase, with translation MSAILMHRRTNRQSHVLVFAGTGEGPALVAALGHAGRGVSVSVVTESAAEAYRLADIRDLHVGSFRSAEDLGSHCLTHAVDAVVDATHPFALTISAQLHQMCIAHALPLVRFERPGWTGDRASLLSEVHALAHQPLQGRRLLLALGARHLAAATQAGRAAGAIVKARVLPTPAAIRLAGAAGLSGEDLAVLRPLSGIRPGAVEAAVCRRWAITDVLCRQSGGAADALWSALSESVGFHLWKLKRPSPPETVPIVQSPQELLACLDGLSV, from the coding sequence GTGAGCGCCATCCTGATGCACCGACGAACGAATCGCCAGAGCCACGTTCTTGTTTTCGCTGGCACCGGCGAGGGCCCTGCGCTGGTCGCGGCCCTCGGTCATGCCGGTCGGGGCGTCAGCGTCAGCGTCGTCACGGAATCGGCGGCTGAGGCGTATCGATTGGCAGACATCAGAGATCTGCATGTGGGTTCGTTTCGCTCAGCTGAGGATCTCGGCTCCCATTGTTTGACCCACGCTGTTGATGCGGTGGTGGATGCCACCCATCCCTTCGCGCTCACGATCAGCGCTCAGCTGCATCAGATGTGCATCGCCCATGCTTTACCGCTGGTTCGTTTTGAACGCCCGGGATGGACGGGAGACCGGGCGTCCTTGCTCAGCGAGGTGCACGCGCTCGCCCATCAGCCCCTGCAGGGTCGCAGGTTGCTACTGGCTTTGGGCGCTAGGCATCTGGCGGCGGCCACGCAGGCCGGCCGGGCTGCCGGTGCGATCGTGAAAGCTCGGGTGTTGCCGACACCTGCCGCGATCAGGCTTGCAGGGGCCGCGGGTCTCTCCGGAGAGGATTTGGCGGTCTTGCGACCGCTGAGTGGAATTCGTCCAGGGGCCGTTGAGGCCGCTGTCTGCCGCCGCTGGGCCATCACCGATGTGCTCTGCAGGCAGTCAGGAGGTGCGGCCGATGCGCTCTGGAGCGCTCTTTCCGAGTCCGTCGGATTTCATCTGTGGAAGTTGAAGCGTCCTTCCCCCCCAGAGACTGTCCCTATCGTTCAGAGCCCGCAAGAGCTCCTCGCTTGTCTGGATGGTTTGTCGGTTTAG
- a CDS encoding adenosine kinase → MSTSRFANSTTTFDVVGIGNAIVDVLVQTDDAFLEQQGLQKGGMALIDEQQAEALYRSSGPGLETSGGSVANTMVGIAQLGGQVGFIGRVRDDQLGSIFSHDIRAVGARFDTPAATSGSTTARCLIYVTPDAERTMCTYLGASTQLEPDDLDLSMVKQTKVLYLEGYLWDSPAAKRAFIAAAEACKGEGGQVALSLSDGFCVDRHRDSFLELVNGHVDVLFANESEITSLYSTDDFDSALAQVKGCCSVAALTRSEQGSVVLSGSQRWDIPSYALGDLIDTTGAGDLYAGGFLHGYTQGLALETCGRIGSICAGQVVTQLGPRSQVSLKDLVAQHLS, encoded by the coding sequence ATGAGCACATCACGATTCGCCAACTCCACCACCACGTTTGACGTGGTGGGGATCGGCAACGCCATCGTTGATGTGCTCGTGCAGACCGATGACGCATTTCTCGAGCAGCAAGGCCTTCAGAAAGGCGGCATGGCCCTGATTGATGAGCAGCAGGCAGAAGCGCTCTACCGATCCAGTGGTCCAGGATTGGAGACCTCCGGTGGCTCGGTGGCCAACACGATGGTGGGCATCGCCCAACTCGGCGGCCAAGTCGGATTCATCGGACGGGTGCGGGATGACCAGCTCGGATCGATCTTCAGCCACGACATCCGCGCCGTGGGTGCACGTTTTGACACACCTGCGGCCACCAGCGGATCCACCACCGCCCGCTGCCTGATCTACGTCACCCCGGATGCCGAACGCACCATGTGCACGTATCTGGGTGCATCCACGCAGCTCGAGCCAGATGACCTGGATCTATCGATGGTGAAGCAAACAAAAGTGCTTTATCTGGAGGGGTACCTCTGGGACAGTCCTGCAGCGAAGCGAGCCTTCATCGCTGCAGCTGAAGCCTGCAAGGGCGAGGGCGGCCAGGTCGCACTCTCCCTGTCGGACGGCTTCTGCGTCGACCGGCACCGCGACAGCTTCCTTGAACTGGTGAACGGGCATGTGGATGTGCTGTTCGCCAATGAGAGTGAAATCACATCGCTCTACAGCACGGATGATTTCGACTCCGCACTCGCGCAGGTGAAAGGCTGCTGCAGTGTGGCCGCACTGACCCGCAGCGAGCAGGGGTCTGTGGTGCTCAGTGGAAGCCAGCGCTGGGACATTCCTTCTTATGCACTGGGAGATCTGATCGACACCACAGGCGCCGGCGACCTCTATGCCGGGGGCTTTCTGCACGGGTACACCCAGGGACTTGCCTTGGAGACCTGCGGACGGATCGGCTCCATCTGCGCTGGACAGGTCGTGACGCAGCTCGGGCCGCGTTCCCAGGTGTCACTCAAGGACTTAGTCGCCCAGCACCTGAGCTAA
- a CDS encoding adenylosuccinate synthase: MANVVVIGAQWGDEGKGKITDLLSRSADVVVRYQGGVNAGHTIVVDDQVLKLHLIPSGILYPDTICLIGSGTVVDPRVMLGELDMLIKNGIDISGLQLASTAHVTMPYHRLLDQAMERQRGDRRIGTTGRGIGPTYADKSQRSGIRVIDLLDEQRLRDRLEGPLQEKNQLLQSIYGMDPLNDEEVIAEYLEYGQRLAPHVVDCSRAIHGAARNRKNILFEGAQGTLLDLDHGTYPYVTSSNPVSGGACIGAGVGPTLIDRVIGVAKAYTTRVGEGPFPTELDGSLNDHLCDRGGEFGTTTGRRRRCGWFDGVIGRYAVEVNGLDCLAVTKLDVLDEIDALQVCVAYELDGERIDHFPSCSEAFARCKPIYETLPGWQCSTADCRRLEDLPEKAMAYLRFLADLMEVPIAIVSLGASRDQTIVVEDPIHGPKRALLSA, encoded by the coding sequence TTGGCCAACGTTGTCGTCATCGGTGCTCAGTGGGGTGACGAGGGAAAAGGAAAGATCACCGACCTTCTGAGTCGTTCCGCAGATGTGGTGGTGCGCTATCAGGGAGGCGTCAACGCCGGTCATACCATCGTTGTTGATGATCAGGTGCTGAAGCTTCACCTGATTCCCTCAGGAATTCTCTACCCAGACACGATCTGTCTGATCGGATCAGGCACCGTTGTGGATCCGCGGGTGATGCTCGGCGAGTTGGACATGCTCATCAAAAATGGCATTGACATCTCTGGCCTGCAGCTGGCGTCAACGGCCCACGTCACGATGCCGTACCACCGTCTTCTCGATCAGGCGATGGAACGGCAGCGGGGCGACCGCAGAATTGGAACCACCGGAAGGGGCATCGGTCCGACCTACGCCGATAAGTCTCAAAGAAGTGGAATCCGGGTCATTGATCTGCTCGATGAACAACGGCTGAGAGATCGCCTCGAGGGACCGCTTCAAGAGAAGAATCAGCTCCTTCAATCCATCTATGGAATGGATCCTCTCAACGACGAGGAAGTCATCGCCGAGTATCTCGAGTACGGCCAGCGCTTAGCCCCCCATGTTGTGGACTGCTCCCGGGCCATCCACGGAGCTGCCCGCAATAGGAAAAACATTCTTTTCGAAGGTGCTCAGGGAACACTCCTCGACCTCGACCACGGCACTTACCCCTACGTGACCTCGTCCAATCCGGTGTCCGGTGGTGCCTGCATCGGCGCAGGCGTTGGCCCCACTTTGATCGACCGCGTCATCGGCGTGGCAAAGGCTTACACAACTCGCGTGGGAGAAGGTCCCTTCCCGACTGAACTCGACGGAAGCCTCAACGATCACCTCTGTGACCGAGGTGGTGAATTCGGCACCACCACCGGTCGCCGTCGCCGCTGTGGCTGGTTTGATGGCGTCATCGGACGTTACGCCGTGGAGGTCAACGGTCTCGACTGCCTTGCCGTCACCAAGCTGGATGTGCTCGATGAGATCGATGCCCTCCAGGTCTGCGTGGCTTACGAACTCGATGGCGAGCGCATCGACCACTTCCCGAGTTGTTCCGAGGCATTCGCCCGCTGCAAGCCGATCTACGAAACACTGCCAGGCTGGCAATGTTCCACCGCAGACTGCCGCCGCCTGGAGGATCTGCCTGAGAAAGCAATGGCCTATCTGCGCTTCCTCGCCGACCTGATGGAGGTTCCCATCGCCATCGTGTCCCTCGGTGCCAGCCGCGATCAGACCATCGTGGTGGAGGATCCGATCCACGGACCGAAACGGGCACTGCTGAGCGCCTGA
- the psb27 gene encoding photosystem II protein Psb27, whose amino-acid sequence MHAALTRLGRQLTSLTLSLCLGLTLLLTACGDSTTSLLSGDYVEDTVAVVHMLQNTLALPSDSEGLQDSEHEAHDLINDYMSRYRPRPQVNGLSSFTTMQTALNSLQGHYNTYTNRPVPDALKTRVEKELSKAEKAALRGT is encoded by the coding sequence ATGCACGCCGCGCTGACCCGTCTAGGCCGACAGCTGACAAGCCTCACCCTGTCGCTCTGCCTAGGACTCACTCTTCTGCTCACCGCCTGTGGTGACAGCACAACCTCGCTGCTTTCCGGGGATTACGTCGAAGACACCGTGGCTGTGGTCCACATGCTTCAGAACACACTTGCCCTGCCTTCCGACTCGGAGGGTCTGCAGGACTCCGAGCATGAAGCCCACGATCTCATCAATGACTACATGTCCCGGTACCGTCCACGGCCTCAGGTGAACGGATTGAGCTCATTCACAACCATGCAGACGGCGCTCAATTCTCTGCAGGGTCACTACAACACGTACACCAATCGTCCAGTGCCGGATGCTCTCAAAACTCGCGTTGAGAAAGAGCTCAGCAAGGCGGAAAAGGCGGCTCTTCGCGGAACCTGA
- a CDS encoding proline--tRNA ligase, with product MRVSRLMLVTLRDVPADAEIPSHQLLVRGGYIRRIGAGIYAYLPMMWRVLRKINAIVRDELDSLGALETLLPQLQPADLWERSGRWQGYTAGEGIMFHLEDRQNRQLGLGPTHEEVITELAGDLLRSYRQLPVTLYQIQTKFRDEIRPRFGLMRGREFIMKDAYSFHANQDDLEGTYQAMAAAYARIFKRCGLEAVAVDADSGAIGGAASQEYMVTAEAGEDLILTSSDGLYAANQEKATSLPPIAQTLEAGSERMIDTPDQTSIEQLCAANGLEPTQTVKVLVLLARLDDGREQPILVSLRGDQVLNDVKLANAVSRSLDATVLEISPISEQQLRQQGLSELPFGSIGPDLSDTALRGSRTWQTHFLRLADATALDLSRFVCGANSRDQHVWGRTWDAIPTQIRADLRTAHPGEQCVHDPSQTLSACRGIEVGHIFQLGRKYSEALDARFTNSAGQQEALLMGCYGIGISRLAQAAVEQHHDDAGICWPVGIAPFQVIVVIAKMKDSNQVALGEGLYQSFLDAGIDALLDDRDERAGVKFKDADLIGIPWRIVVGRDAGDGEVEVVERSACKSTTMDHQKAYRQVKESILNTLRPEI from the coding sequence ATGCGCGTCTCCCGCCTGATGCTGGTGACGCTGAGGGACGTCCCTGCTGACGCAGAAATCCCCTCACATCAACTGCTGGTTCGCGGTGGGTATATCCGACGGATTGGCGCTGGCATCTATGCCTACCTGCCGATGATGTGGAGGGTTCTTCGCAAGATCAACGCGATTGTTCGCGATGAGCTGGATAGCCTTGGAGCGCTCGAGACCCTGCTACCCCAGCTACAACCCGCAGACCTCTGGGAGAGGAGCGGCCGCTGGCAGGGTTACACAGCAGGTGAAGGGATCATGTTTCACCTTGAGGATCGCCAAAACCGCCAGCTCGGTCTCGGTCCCACCCATGAAGAAGTGATCACCGAACTGGCCGGAGACCTGCTGCGCTCCTATCGACAACTGCCGGTCACGCTCTATCAGATCCAAACCAAATTCAGAGATGAGATCCGTCCTCGCTTCGGCTTAATGCGCGGGAGAGAATTCATCATGAAAGATGCCTACTCCTTCCACGCCAACCAGGACGACCTCGAAGGCACCTATCAGGCGATGGCTGCGGCCTATGCGCGAATTTTCAAGAGGTGTGGCCTTGAGGCTGTCGCCGTAGACGCCGACAGCGGCGCGATCGGCGGTGCAGCCTCGCAGGAATACATGGTGACTGCCGAAGCTGGCGAGGATCTGATTCTCACCAGCAGCGATGGCCTGTACGCGGCGAATCAGGAGAAAGCAACGTCGTTGCCCCCCATAGCCCAAACGCTCGAGGCCGGTTCAGAGCGAATGATCGACACACCTGATCAAACCTCAATCGAACAGCTGTGTGCAGCCAATGGTTTGGAGCCCACCCAGACCGTGAAAGTGCTCGTACTGCTCGCCCGCCTCGACGACGGAAGGGAGCAGCCGATTCTGGTCAGCCTGCGGGGCGATCAGGTTCTCAATGATGTGAAGCTGGCGAATGCGGTGAGTCGATCGCTTGATGCCACGGTTCTTGAAATCAGTCCCATCTCCGAACAGCAGCTTCGCCAGCAGGGGCTATCAGAGCTTCCTTTTGGATCCATTGGCCCCGATCTCAGCGACACCGCACTACGAGGAAGCCGCACCTGGCAGACCCATTTCCTGCGACTGGCCGATGCAACGGCACTCGATTTGTCGCGATTCGTCTGTGGAGCCAACAGCAGAGATCAACACGTTTGGGGCCGCACATGGGACGCGATACCGACGCAGATCAGAGCTGACCTGAGGACAGCCCACCCTGGCGAACAGTGTGTGCACGATCCTTCCCAGACCCTTTCCGCATGCCGAGGAATTGAAGTGGGTCATATCTTCCAGCTCGGACGAAAATATTCGGAAGCACTCGATGCTCGATTCACCAACAGTGCGGGACAGCAGGAAGCACTGCTGATGGGCTGCTACGGCATCGGCATCTCCAGGCTTGCCCAGGCTGCTGTGGAACAGCACCACGACGATGCCGGTATCTGCTGGCCTGTGGGTATCGCCCCGTTCCAGGTGATCGTGGTCATCGCCAAGATGAAGGATTCCAACCAGGTCGCCCTGGGAGAAGGGCTTTATCAGTCGTTTTTAGACGCCGGCATCGATGCCTTGCTGGATGATCGCGATGAAAGGGCAGGCGTGAAATTCAAGGATGCGGACCTCATTGGCATCCCCTGGAGAATTGTGGTGGGAAGGGATGCTGGAGATGGGGAGGTTGAGGTGGTGGAGAGATCGGCATGCAAATCCACAACGATGGACCATCAAAAGGCCTATCGACAGGTGAAGGAGTCCATCCTCAACACCCTGCGACCAGAGATCTGA